In Ammospiza nelsoni isolate bAmmNel1 chromosome 30, bAmmNel1.pri, whole genome shotgun sequence, the DNA window CCCCAAAAAGgaccaggctgctgctcccggGGCCGTACCCGAGAAAGTCCCCTtggccaggcattccttcacGCGGTTGGTCCTCCGGACGTGGAAGGCTTTGGTGATCTCCTGGTTCATGAACGCCTCGTTGTTGAGGATGTTGGCCACCATCATGCGCAGGTCGAACACCTCGAGCAGCTCGGCGATGTGGGCGATGTGCATCAGGTCCCGCTCGTTCTCGTCCAGCTCGCCCGTGTACAGGTACTTCAGCACGGCCCGGAAAGGCCCCGGCTGGATGGACGCGTCCATCTTCACCACCACCATCAGCTTGGACTTGTAGGTCAGCGGGTCCTCGGCCATCTCCTCCTGGATGCTGGTGAAGGCCCTGCTCCACGAGGAGAGGTTCCGGCCGCGCCGCAGCCCGCGCTCGCCGTTCTCGTAGCGGTCGCCCCGCAGGATGCCGTCACTGGTGGAGGCTCTAAGGCACGGTTTGCGCTGGCCGGGTCCGGCCTCCTCGGCGCTCTCGCAGATGTCGAAGCTGGCGGCCCTGAGGAGGAAATCCCGCCCGTGGTGCCTCTCCTCCTGGTGCAGCACCCGCTCGGCCGCCGCCGTGACGGCCGCCCCGAAGCCGTGCCCCGCGCCGCTCTGCTGGTCCTCCTCGCTCAGGTCCATGAGGAACAGGTCGTAGAActtggaggaggaggtggagaggTAGATCTTGTGTGCGTAGATTTTGATCTTCTCTTGCAGCACCAGGATGACGTCCGCGCACAGGGGGTCCTCCAGGAGGTGGGCCGGACGCTCCTCGTTGTTGGAAGGGGGGTCCGGGACGATGATGATGGGAGGAGGGGGCTTGGGGGGCAGGAAGGGGGCTTGGAGCAGGGGCCGCTGCACGTTGCGCAGGTGGGACTTCCAGAACTGCAGGTGGCGGCGGGAGATGAGGGCGGCACGGATGGCATTGTCAAAGACGTCCTTGACGCCGAACTGGGCCACCACGCTCGTCTCGTAATAAGGGATCCCCAGCTCCTTGGCCACCTCCCTGCCCTTCTCCGGGGGAAGGATCTCGTTAGGTTTAATTGGCCTGAAATAGACAGGAGATAATTAATGAAGAgtgctggggaagatgaaacaggaaagccttataaacatgattgtctggcaaaagattgtGAGAATATAGAAACcataagcgagattgaaatgaaagcaagctttgagattcctcagttactgaacaactggaaaacaatggtgtggctggctgaaggtgatccccttttgatggaacaacaccctctgcttgcagacagctccaaggctcagagcagaccttacagcttggcagaagggcccaaagaggagtttttagggtttaaaatgtaacacaatGTGGcaatgtaatgattcttataggctgtatggaaatgctgtaggatttgtatcttgtactagacTGGTTAGCgagaattagaatatttaacacagaagaagatttatggtttTGGAAtgggaacctcgctctcttaTGCTTTTATTCTCTTACCCTTGTACACTCTTACCCTTTTTACTCccttactctcttaccctctcatcctctctacccctctcttctctcagcctgctctgagctgtgcctggcagctcccagcagggcccctctgcaataaaccacaagttccaagccctggctgcagagatctctcatctccatccatcccaaccATCCTACCCCCCAACACGCCAACAGAAGAGAGCTCCTGAGATaaggagggcaggcagggaggtcTCTGGGGCACGGGGTCCCACCTGGCCAGGGGTCTCCGTGCCCGGTTGACGGCCTCCAGGTCGGCGTAGCGCAGGTCGAGCTGGCAGCCCACCAGGATGACGGGGGCGCGGGGGCAGAAGTGTTTGATCTCCGGGTACCACATGGTCTTCACATGGTGCAGGGAGTTGGGGTTGGCGATGGAGAAGCACAAAACCACAACGTCGGACCTGTGAGGGGACAAGGCAGGGGTCAAGGTCCTGTTTGGGgactccctccctccctggagTAGTGTCTGTCCCTACCTGCCGTAGGCAAAGCGCCTGTCCTTGTGGTGGTCACCAAAGGTGTCCCAGAGGCGCAAGGACACGCTGACATCATCTACCACATCCCGGGAGCGCTCCAGCACCTGGGGGAACAGAAACCATCCAGCTCCTCAATCCCGGAGCCTCACAAGGACAacagcagggctgtccccatg includes these proteins:
- the RHOBTB2 gene encoding rho-related BTB domain-containing protein 2 isoform X1, with product MESLGKGSPAGKMTAMAHSLSQLMDSDMDYERPNVETIKCVVVGDNAVGKTRLICARACNATLTQYQLLATHVPTVWAIDQYRVCQEVLERSRDVVDDVSVSLRLWDTFGDHHKDRRFAYGRSDVVVLCFSIANPNSLHHVKTMWYPEIKHFCPRAPVILVGCQLDLRYADLEAVNRARRPLARPIKPNEILPPEKGREVAKELGIPYYETSVVAQFGVKDVFDNAIRAALISRRHLQFWKSHLRNVQRPLLQAPFLPPKPPPPIIIVPDPPSNNEERPAHLLEDPLCADVILVLQEKIKIYAHKIYLSTSSSKFYDLFLMDLSEEDQQSGAGHGFGAAVTAAAERVLHQEERHHGRDFLLRAASFDICESAEEAGPGQRKPCLRASTSDGILRGDRYENGERGLRRGRNLSSWSRAFTSIQEEMAEDPLTYKSKLMVVVKMDASIQPGPFRAVLKYLYTGELDENERDLMHIAHIAELLEVFDLRMMVANILNNEAFMNQEITKAFHVRRTNRVKECLAKGTFSDVTFVLDDGAISAHKPLLISSCDWMAAMFGGPFVESSTNEVALPHTSKSCMRAVLEYLYTGQFSSSPDLDDMKLIILANRLCLPHLVALTEQYTVTGLMEAAQMMVDIDGDVLVFLELAQFHCAYQLADWCLHHICTNYNNVCRKFPRDMKAMSGENQEYFEKHRWPPVWYLKEEDHYQRAKKEREKEDYLHLKRQPKRRWLFWNASSSPSSSPSSSAATASSSSSSSSSSAVV
- the RHOBTB2 gene encoding rho-related BTB domain-containing protein 2 isoform X2 — its product is MDSDMDYERPNVETIKCVVVGDNAVGKTRLICARACNATLTQYQLLATHVPTVWAIDQYRVCQEVLERSRDVVDDVSVSLRLWDTFGDHHKDRRFAYGRSDVVVLCFSIANPNSLHHVKTMWYPEIKHFCPRAPVILVGCQLDLRYADLEAVNRARRPLARPIKPNEILPPEKGREVAKELGIPYYETSVVAQFGVKDVFDNAIRAALISRRHLQFWKSHLRNVQRPLLQAPFLPPKPPPPIIIVPDPPSNNEERPAHLLEDPLCADVILVLQEKIKIYAHKIYLSTSSSKFYDLFLMDLSEEDQQSGAGHGFGAAVTAAAERVLHQEERHHGRDFLLRAASFDICESAEEAGPGQRKPCLRASTSDGILRGDRYENGERGLRRGRNLSSWSRAFTSIQEEMAEDPLTYKSKLMVVVKMDASIQPGPFRAVLKYLYTGELDENERDLMHIAHIAELLEVFDLRMMVANILNNEAFMNQEITKAFHVRRTNRVKECLAKGTFSDVTFVLDDGAISAHKPLLISSCDWMAAMFGGPFVESSTNEVALPHTSKSCMRAVLEYLYTGQFSSSPDLDDMKLIILANRLCLPHLVALTEQYTVTGLMEAAQMMVDIDGDVLVFLELAQFHCAYQLADWCLHHICTNYNNVCRKFPRDMKAMSGENQEYFEKHRWPPVWYLKEEDHYQRAKKEREKEDYLHLKRQPKRRWLFWNASSSPSSSPSSSAATASSSSSSSSSSAVV